The nucleotide sequence TGATCGGCTCGATCCGTGGCCTGTTCCGTTACGATCTTAACACCCGGCAGATGACTCCCGTACTCCGGAAAACCGAAAAGGATGCCGAGATCTTTGTACGGGAGATCTTTATCAGCCCGGAAAAGGAACTCAGTTATATCGCTACGGAATCGGGCCTGTATATTTATAATCTGCGCACTTCACAGATCACCCATTTAAAAAAAACTCCGGGCGATCCTTATTCGCTCAATGATAACGCGGTCTATTCCGTTTATGCCGATTCGAGAAAAGGCGTATGGCTGGGCACTTTCTTCGGGGGGCTCAACTATTTTTCTAAAGAGAACAACCAGTTTGAAAAATATTACCCAATGAATACGCCCGGTTCGATTTCCGGAAACGCCGTACGCGAGATCTGTGAGGATAAGGAAGGAAATATCTGGATCGGTACCGAGGATGCCGGCATCAACATATTTGATAAAACAACCGGGCACTTCCGGCAGATCACCAGTGATGATCCGATGCGGGGTCCCTCTTACCCGAACATACACGGTCTGCTGGTCGATAACAAAAAACTATACATTGGCCCGTTCTTTCATGGACTGGAAGTAATGGACCTGGTTAGCGGAAGGATCATTGACCGCCATCCGCGCATCACTTCGCGGAATAACTCCATGAGCAATATCGTGATGTCGGTATTCAGAACCTCGGAAGGCCGCATTTTGATCGGCACCACGGGCTCGGGATTGTTTGAGTATGATCCGCGCTCCGGGAAACTGACTCCCGTAAAATATGTACCGGAGAACTCTTATGTATATGCCATCACGGAGGACCATGCCGGCACTATATGGACGGGCAGCCTTGCCAACGGCGTATTCTATTACAATCCCAGAACGGGGCAGTATGGCAACGTTAACTTCAGTCATTTAAAGGATACCACAAAAAATTCCTATATCGTACAGGGCATTTATGAAGACCGGCAGCATTTCATCTGGCTGGCAACGGAAGGCGGTGGATTATTTAAAATGGACAGCACCCACCGGCTGATCAAAAGATACACTTTTGCAGATGGGCTGCCCACGAACAACCTGTACCGCATCCTGGAAGATGAAAAAGGCAACCTGTGGATCAGCAGCCTTAAAGGGCTGATCTGTTTCGATCCGCGCACGGAAGCGATCCGCACCTATACAAAGTCGAATGGACTGATCACCGACCAGTTCAACTACAACTCCGCCTACCGGGCGCCGGACGGTAAAATGTATTTCGGAACGGTAAAGGGAATGATCGCTTTTCAGCCGGAGCAGTTAACAAAGGATCATACAGCTCCCCCTTTGTACATAACCGGACTTTTTCTCGGCAACGAAGTACAGACACCGGCAACACTCCGGGGGCTTAAAAAACCGATGCTGTTTGCCGATACGATTACACTGGATCATCTGCAAACCACTTTTAACATTGAGTTTGCCGCCCTGGATTTTGCGGCCGCCGATGCGGTGCGTTATCGGTATAAAATGGAAGGTGTTGATCAGGACTGGACCTACCTTACTGCCAACCGCAGGGCTTACTTCACCGATCTGCCTGCCGGAACTTACCGGTTTATCGTTCAGGCCGAAGACAATCTTGGTTACTGGACCAGCAACAGAAGAACGATCGTTATTACTGTACTGCCCCCGTTGTGGAAAAGCACACCGGCACTGATCGCTTATGCAGTCCTGCTCACCGGTCTTTTATTACTGGCGCTGCTGCTGCACCACAATAATCTTAAGAAAAAAAACCAGCACCGGCTGCGGCTGTTTGAACTGGAAAAAGAAAAAGAGGTCTATCATACCAAGATCGGCTTTTTCACCAATGTAGCGCACGAGATACAGACGCCGCTGACCCTGATCAAAGGACCGGTGGACTGGGCCCTGTGCCAGATCAACGACGCATCCGTTGTTAAGCGCAACCTGGAGCTCGTAAAGAAACACACGAACCGCCTGGTAACACTTACCTCCCAGCTGCTCGATTTCAGAAAGATGGAGACCAACCAGTTTGAACTGACCCTGACGGAAGTCGACATCAGCACCCTGCTCACAAACACCACGATGTACTTTAAACCGGAGCTGGAAAAGCGCAACCTGAGGTGGCAGATCATTCTTCCTGACAAGCCGGTGCTGGCCTTTGTAGATGAAGAAGCATTTTCGAAGATCATCAGCAATCTTCTTTCCAATGCGCTCAAATATTCAGAAACAACGATCGAAATGCGGCTTTATACGGTTCCTGCTGCACCGGGTTATTTCAAATTACGGGTCGCGAACGACGGGCCACCTATAAAACCCGAATACCGGAAAAAGATCTTTGACCCGTTCTTCCGGATCCCATCGGCCATACACCTTCCCGGAACCGGCATCGGCTTGTCGCTGGCCCGCTCGCTTGCCGAATTGCATAAGGGAAGCCTGGAGCTGATCGCAGATGCAGGAGCATTCACTGTTTTTGAATTAACTTTACCAGCAGATCCCGACCATGAATCGGGGCCGGCGGCAGATAATACCTTCAAGCATGAAAGAAACATTACTGATCATTGACGACGCGGAAGACCTGTTGGAATTTCTTGCGGAGATACTGGGAACCAGGTACCATATTTTAAAAGCGCTGAATGCGGATGAAGCCCTTATTCAGCTGCAAACCCAATTCGTTGATCTGATCATCAGTGATATTATGATGCCGGGGCTCAGCGGTCTGGAGCTCTGCCACCAACTGAAGTCGACCATTGAATATTGCCACATCCCCGTCATTCTGCTCACTGCAAAAAAAAGCCACCGCGATCTGCTGGAAGGGCTGGAAACCGGTGCAGACGCCTATATCGGAAAGCCCTTTTCCAATGACCTGCTGCTGGTACAGGTGGCCAACCTGTTAAAAAACCGGTCAAAGATCAAAGAGCATACGGCGCATATGCCGTTGGAGGATAATTTTGTAGCGCTCAAGACAAAATCCGATGAAACCTTTATACTGCAGCTGACCACTTATAT is from Niabella beijingensis and encodes:
- a CDS encoding response regulator, translated to MKETLLIIDDAEDLLEFLAEILGTRYHILKALNADEALIQLQTQFVDLIISDIMMPGLSGLELCHQLKSTIEYCHIPVILLTAKKSHRDLLEGLETGADAYIGKPFSNDLLLVQVANLLKNRSKIKEHTAHMPLEDNFVALKTKSDETFILQLTTYIHENMEKKNLSVDDLAEYVNMSRATFYRKLKSISKLSPKDFIDRIRLKKAAELIAENDKKFFQIANKVGFGSHSSFGRNFQKHFNLSPKKYLDNLKDKWE
- a CDS encoding ligand-binding sensor domain-containing protein: MNRIKDILLTGLLMLCAITATADFYYFKHYQVDEGLLHNNVNCISQDRMGFIWLGTRGGLNRFDGYTFKSYVIDRSKTGTNYIRSIREDKNGILWIGTASGIYKFTPDVETFEQVVAFPAANIRDIRIDSRNHLWVIARGTLYEYIPRTAKLVDYKLAATAIDIDETDRVWVVTPLNEVKKITLSDNTITDLALPGSQQPEHRSITQIRYFNNSLLIGSIRGLFRYDLNTRQMTPVLRKTEKDAEIFVREIFISPEKELSYIATESGLYIYNLRTSQITHLKKTPGDPYSLNDNAVYSVYADSRKGVWLGTFFGGLNYFSKENNQFEKYYPMNTPGSISGNAVREICEDKEGNIWIGTEDAGINIFDKTTGHFRQITSDDPMRGPSYPNIHGLLVDNKKLYIGPFFHGLEVMDLVSGRIIDRHPRITSRNNSMSNIVMSVFRTSEGRILIGTTGSGLFEYDPRSGKLTPVKYVPENSYVYAITEDHAGTIWTGSLANGVFYYNPRTGQYGNVNFSHLKDTTKNSYIVQGIYEDRQHFIWLATEGGGLFKMDSTHRLIKRYTFADGLPTNNLYRILEDEKGNLWISSLKGLICFDPRTEAIRTYTKSNGLITDQFNYNSAYRAPDGKMYFGTVKGMIAFQPEQLTKDHTAPPLYITGLFLGNEVQTPATLRGLKKPMLFADTITLDHLQTTFNIEFAALDFAAADAVRYRYKMEGVDQDWTYLTANRRAYFTDLPAGTYRFIVQAEDNLGYWTSNRRTIVITVLPPLWKSTPALIAYAVLLTGLLLLALLLHHNNLKKKNQHRLRLFELEKEKEVYHTKIGFFTNVAHEIQTPLTLIKGPVDWALCQINDASVVKRNLELVKKHTNRLVTLTSQLLDFRKMETNQFELTLTEVDISTLLTNTTMYFKPELEKRNLRWQIILPDKPVLAFVDEEAFSKIISNLLSNALKYSETTIEMRLYTVPAAPGYFKLRVANDGPPIKPEYRKKIFDPFFRIPSAIHLPGTGIGLSLARSLAELHKGSLELIADAGAFTVFELTLPADPDHESGPAADNTFKHERNITDH